GAACGGCCGGGATTACAAGGAATATAATATTCTCGGGACTGCCGCCGGTTCTCATTTTCCATGGCCGGAAAGACGATCCCGTTTCGTATCAACAAGCGGTGGATTTCTATGGTAAAATACTCGAATTCGACAACAATTGTATTTTTCATTCGTTCGAGTCCGGCGGTCACAATGTATGGCCGGCGTATCATGAAACAATTGGAGTCATTACGGAAGATTTCTTAATCAATACGGGATTTTTTATACAATGAATATATCGGGTAAACAGTTATCGTTAAGGGGGAATAAAATGTTTAAAAAACTATGCTTCATACTCATCGTTTTCTTTGCCGCTTCAGTTTGTTTCGGCCAGGAGCCTCCCGGCGGACTTAACGGCGGCAATGTATTGTCGTTGGTTCTGGTTATCATTATCGCCGCCTGGCTTGTGCTATTATTTCTTGGTCTTTTCAGGCTCTTTACTCAGGATAAAATAAGTAATATCGATAAAGTACTGTTATTTATATCACTGATTATTTTTCCCGTTGTCGGCAGCATCCTGATTCTGGTTTTATTGAAGAGAAAATAATCGCCGCTGCTTGTAAAGAAGAATGTATGGTCATGTGGAGATAACGGAATATTGGATTCGATCCGTCATCATCTCTATATGTGCGTCAAAGGTGCAAGGGAGTTTATCAGGAATATTCTTTTTCGGGATTATTTAAGGAATCATAAAGAGTATGTTAGTATGTATAATGAAATAAAAATGGAAATACTGAGTGAATACGGATAAGATAATCGGGAGAAGTATGTGGAAATAAAAGAATACGGATGGTTCTTTGAAGATGTCATCAATAAAAGTATCAAAGAAAACAACAGGTATGATATCGATATTTATTTTTGATAGAAAGGTCAGGGTAAAATGTTAATCAAAGCGGTTACTACCGATTACATTCACGACTGGCGGACGCCGGCAAAAGAAATGGAGCCGATATTTCAA
The DNA window shown above is from Spirochaetales bacterium and carries:
- a CDS encoding GrpB family protein yields the protein MDSIRHHLYMCVKGAREFIRNILFRDYLRNHKEYVSMYNEIKMEILSEYG